Part of the Ornithinimicrobium flavum genome, GGCCTTGGCGGTAGCCACGAGGTCCTGCAGGGCCTCGCCGAGCTGGCGCAGGTCCATCAGGTCGGCGTCCTTGATGTTCGGGACGATGAGGCCGCGCGGAGTGGCGGCGGCGATCCCGAGGTTGACGTAGTTGCGCCGCACGATCTGCTGCGCCTGCTCGTCCCAGGCGGCGTTGATGCCGGGGTTGCGGCGCACCGCGATCGTCATCGCCTTGGCCAGCACGAGCAGCGGGCTGACCTTGAGGTCGCTCACGCCGTAGGAACGGTCGCTCTTCAACCGCTCGACGAGCTCCATCGTCGCGGTCACGTCGACGGTGATGAACTCCGTGACGTGCGGGGCGGTGAACTTCGAGGAGACCATCGCCTGGGCCATCATCTTGGTGACGCCCTTGATGTCGGTGCGCTCCTCGCGCTCGCCGGAGCGGTCCATGACGGGCCGCTGGTATGCCGCCGCTCGGGGGGCTCCGGCCCCCGAGTCCCCCCCGGGAGCCGACGGCGCGGCGTCACCGGTGGCGGCGCCCTGCCCGGACGGGGCGGCGAGCTCGGCGGCGGCGTGCTGCGCGGACGGACTGGCGGCGCCCCCCGCGAGGTGGGCGTCGACGTCGGCGCGGGTGATGACGCCGTCGGCGCGGCTGGGGCTGACCTGGGTCAGGTCGACGCCCTTGTCCTTGGCGTACTTGCGCACCGGCGGGGTCGAGCGCACCTTGCGCGGCCCGACCGTCTCGGCCTCGGCCTCCGCCTGGGCCGTCCCGCGCCGGCGGCGACGCGTGGTGGAGCCCTCGATCGCGCCATACCCGACCAGCACGGCCTCGCGCTTGGTCTCCTGCGGGCTCTCCCCGCCCGCGGGCGGGGTCGGCACGAGGTTGTCCGAGGCGGCGGTCGCCTCGTCGGTGACCTCCTCCGGGCCGGTCGTGCCGCCCGCGCCCCCGCCGTCACCGGTGTCGATGACGATGATCGGCGTCCCGACCTCGACCTCGTCACCCTCCTGGGCGAGGATCTCGGTCACCGTGCCCTCCCACGGGATGGGCAGCTCGACCAGGGACTTCGCGGTCTCGACCTCGACGACGATGTCGTTGGTGCGCACGGTGTCGCCGACGGCGACCTTCCACTGGATGATGGTGGCCTCGACCAGGCCCTCGCCGGGGTCGGGAAGCTTGAACTCGGGCACGCTGGGCTCCTTCGAAAGACGTGCGGGTCAGTAGGCCATGAGGGTCTCGACGGCGTGCAGGACGCGGTCGAGGTCGGGGAGGAAGACCTCCTCGTGGCGGCTGGGCGGGTAGGGGATGTTGTAGCCGCCCACCCGCAGCACCGGCGCCTCGAGCGAGTAGAAGCAGTGCTCCTGCACGTGCGCTGCCAGCTCGGAGGTGATGCTGCTGAAGGTCTGCGCCTCGGACAGGACGATGCACCGGCCCGTGCGGCGGGACCGACTCCTCGATGACCTCGGTGTCCAGCGGCGAGAGCGAGCGCAGGTCGACGACCTCGATCGACGGGCCGTCCTCGAGCTCCGCCGCCTGCGCGGCGGCGAGCGCCACCTTGACCGACGGGCCGTAGGTGAGGACGGTGACGTCGGTGCCCTCCGCGCGCACGATGGCCTCGTCCAGGCGGTACGGCGCGTCCGCAAGGTCGGGCGTGGAGCCGGCGGCGCCCAGGTCGAGCACACCGCGCTCGTGGTAGCGCCGCTTGGGCTCGTAGAGGACGACGGGGTCGTCGCTGGCGATCGCCTGCTGCATCATCCAGTAGGCGTCCTCGGCGGTGGAGCAGGTCACGACCCGCAGCCCGGCGGTGTGGGTGAAGTAGGACTCGTTGGACTCGCTGTGGTGCTCGACCGCGCCGATCCCGCCGCCGTAGGGGATGCGGATGACCATCGGCAGCCTGAGCTTGCCGAGGGAGCGGTAGTGCATCTTGGCGACCTGGCTGACGATCTGGTCGAAGGCCGGGTAGACGAAGCCGTCGAACTGGATCTCGACGACGGGCCGGTAGCCGCGCAGGGCCAGGCCGACGGCGCTGCCCATGATCCCGGACTCGGCCAGCGGGGTGTCGACGACGCGGTCCTCGCCGAAGTCCTTCTGCAGGCCCTCGGTGATGCGGAAGACACCGCCGAGCTTGCCGATGTCCTCGCCCATGAGCAGGACCTTGGGGTCGCGCTCCATGGCGGCGCGCATGCCGGCGTTGAGGGCCTTGGCGATCGTGGTCCGCTGGGCGGTGGTGCTGGTCGACGCACTCATCAGGTATGCGGTGTCCTTCCTCAGTCCTCGAAGCCGGCGTGGTAGTCGGCGAACTCGCGCGCCTCGCGCTCGACCAGCGGGTGCGGCTCGGCATACACGTGCTCGAACATCTCCGCGTGCGGCGGGTCGGGCATGGTCTGGCACGCGGTGCGGATGCGCACCGCCAGCTCGTCGGCCTCGGCCTCGAGGTCGGCCAGCCAGCCCTCGTCGACGATCCCCTGCTCCAGCAGGTGCTTCTTCATCCGGTCGACCGGGTCCTTGGCGCGCCACAGGTCGACCTCGGCGGAGATGCGGTACTTCGTCGGGTCGTCGGAGGTGGTGTGCGCGCCCATCCGGTAGGTGAACGCCTCGATGAGCGTGGGGCCCTGGCCGGAGCGGGCGCGCTCGAGGGCGGCGCGGGTCACGGCGTAGGAGGCCAGCACGTCGTTGCCGTCGACCCGCACGCCGGGGAAGCCGAAGCCGTCGGCGCGGCGGTAGGGCGGCACGCGGAACTGCCGGTCGTTGGGCTCGGAGATCGCCCAGTGGTTGTTCTGCACGTAGAAGACGACCGGGGCGTTGGAGACCGCGGCGAAGACGAGCGCCTCGTTGTAGTCGCCCTGCGAGGTGCCGCCGTCGCCGGTGAACGCCATGACGGCGGTGTCGCGGCCGGGGTCGCCCGTCGCCACGGCACCGTCGCGCTGCACGCCCATGGCGTAGCCGACCGCATGCATCATCTGGTTGCCGATGACGATGGTGTAGAGGTGGAAGTTGTTCTCGTTGGAGTCCCACCCGCCGTGGTTGACACCGCGGAACATGCCGAGCAGGTTCTCCGGCGGCACGCCCTTGCACCAGGCGACGCCGTGCTCGCGGTAGCCGGGGAAGGCGTAGTCCTGCGGGCGCATCGCGCGGCCCGCACCGACCTGGGCGGCCTCCTGGCCGAGCAGGCTGGGCCACAGCCCGAGCTCGCCCTGACGCTGCAGCGCGAATCCCTCGGCGTCGACGCGGCGGACCAGGATGAGGTCGCGCAGCATCCCGCGCAGCGCGTCGTCGTCGAGCTCCTCGAGGTAGGCGGCGTAGGGCTGGTTGACCTCGTCGAGAGGGACGCGGCTCCCGTCGGCGGCGAGGAACTGGACCATGTCCGGGCCTCCGTCGGTGATGTCCCGCTGCGGGGGCTCGTGCCCACCCTGGGCGGCGCCGGTCGGCTCAGCGACCTGCGCGACGTCGTCGTCGCTCACGCGTCAACACTCCTTCTCCTCGGCCTCGACGCCGATGGGGGCGGCTGGGTATCGCGGTCACGTTACCGCAGCGCCCAGCCTGACCTCGGGTCAGTCCGGGACGGGCAGGACCTCGGCGAGGAAGGCCCGCGTCTGCTCCCCGGCCGCCGCGCTGGCGGTGGCGTGGTGGAACATCGGGTCGGGGTTGTCGAAGGCGTGACCGGCGCCCTCGTGCAGCTCGAAGCGCACCTGCGGGCGGGTGCCGTCGGCGGTCACGGCGGCCCGGACCTCCTCGACGGCCGGCATCGGGATGAAGGCGTCGGCGGTCCCGAAGTGGTGCAGGCTCGGGCAGGTGACCTTCTCCGCCCGCGCGAGCAGGCCGGGCAGGGCGGAGCCGTAGTAGCTCACCAGGGCCGCGGGCGGCCGCCCGGCGTCGGTGGCCCGGGCGGCCACGTCGAAGGCGAGGCCTCCGCCGAAGCAGAAGCCCAGCAGCCCGACCCGGTCGCCGTCGACCCCGTCGAGCCCGCGCAGCTCCTCCAGCGCGGCGAGGCCGTCGCGGGCGGCGGTCTCCCAGTCGACGCGCTGGGCCAGGGCCATGCCGGCCTCCAGGCCACCCTCGGCGGCGGGCTGCTCGACGACGGGTATGCCGTCAGCGTCGGCCTCGGCGGGGGCGTCGCCGTCGCCCTCACCCTCGCCCAGGCGGGCGTAGAGCTGGGGGGCGAGCACGGCATACCCCTGGTCGGCGAGCTCGGCGCACCGCTCCTGGATGTAGCGGCCGACGCCGAAGATCTCCTGCAGGACCACGAGGGCGGGGGCGGGGCCGTCGCCGGCGGGCCGCCAGAGCAGCCCGGGGAGCGGGCCGTCCGGGGCGGGGATCTCGTGGGCGGCGGGGGCGCTCACCGGCGCTCCCCGTCCGGCAGCAGCATGCTGGTGACGACGCCGACGGCCGAGACGATGAGCGAGCCCAGCACGGCGTCCCAGAAGAAGCTCTCGACGGTGAACTCCAGCCCCAGCACGCCCGCCAGCCACGAGGTGAGCGAGAGCATGAGGGCGTTGACGACGACGAGGAAGAGCCCCAGCGTCAGCACGATGAAGGGCAGCGACAGCAGCTTGAGCAACGGCTTGACGATGGCGTTGAGCACCCCGAAGAGGGCGGCGACCAGGACGACCGTGAGCACGAGCGAGGCGCCCTCCCCCCCGAAGCTGATCCCGGGGAGCAGGACGGCGGCGACCCACAGGGCCACGGCGTTGGCGAGGACGGCGAGCAGCATCTTCATACCGGCATCGTCCCACGCACCACGGGCGGGCGGGGAGGTCGCCGGGAGGGTCACTAGGCTGCGTTCATGACCGAGCAGACCGCCCCCGTCCGCCTGCGCGCCGTCCTGGACCGGATGCCGGCCTACGTCGCCGGCCGGCCGCCCGCGCCGGTCGAGGGGCTCACCCCCTACAAGATCTCCAGCAACGAGAACCCCTACCCGCCCCTGCCGTCGGTCACCGACGCGCTGGCCCGGGCCGCGGCGACGATCAACCGCTACCCCGACCCCGGGGTCGTCGCCCTGACGCGGGCGCTGTCGGAGCGTCTCGGGGTGCCGGCGGAGCAGATCGCGACCGGCACCGGCAGCGTGGCCGTGCTGGCGCAGCTGGTGTCGATCACCTGCGACCAGGGGGACGAGGTCATCTACGCCTGGCGGAGCTTCGAGGCCTACCCCATCGTCGTCGCGCTCGCCGGTGCCGAGTCGGTGCAGGTGCCGCTGACCGCCGACGCGCGGCACGACCTGGACGCGATGGCCGCCGCCGTCACCGACCGCACCCGGCTGGTCCTGGTCTGCTCCCCCAACAACCCGACCGGGCCCACGGTGCGGGAGGACGAGCTGCGCGCCTTCCTCGCGAAGGTCCCCACCGACGTGCTCGTCGTGCTGGACGAGGCCTACCTGGAGTTCACCACCGCGCCGGACGTGCCGGACGCGCTGGCCGTGCTCGCCGACCACCCCAACGTCGTGGTGCTGCGCACCTTCTCCAAGGCCTACGGCCTGGCCGGGCTGCGGGTCGGGTATGCCGTGGGCCACCCTCTCGTCGCCGCCGCCCTGCGCAAGGCCGCCCTGCCGTTCGGCGTGACCGACCTGGCGCAGGAGGCGGCGATCGCCAGCCTGGAGGCGTACGACGAGCTGGAGGTCCGGGTCAAGGAGCTCGTGGCCGAGCGGGAGCGGGTCCTCGCCGCACTGGCCGAGCAGGGCTGGGACGTGCCGCAAGCCCAGGGCAACTTCGTCTGGCTGCCGCTGGGCGAGGACGCCGTGGACTTCGCGGCCGCCTGCGCGCGCCAGGCCCTGACGGTGCGGCCCTTCTCCGGCGACGGCGTCCGCTGCACCATCGCCGAGCCGGAGGCCAACGACCGGCTCCTGGAGATCACGGCGCAGTGGCTGCGGGAGCGGTGACGAGGGCTCGGTGCCCTAGGTCGTGCTGCCGGCCCGGGGCTTCGCCCGTCGTCGGGGCTTCGCCTTGAGCACCTTGGGCCAGGCGAGCTGCCGCGTGAGCCGGCAGGCGAGGAAGGTCACGGCCCAGCTGGCGACGAAGACGAGCAGGCTGGGCGCGATCATCCCCTGACCCTGCTGGCGCACCGCGAGGGCGAAGAACCAGGGCACCGCGATCCCGACGGCGCCCGCGGTGGCCATCAGCCACGCCTGCGCCCGCCGGCCCGCGACGAGCTGCGCGGGGATAGCGATCGCGATGATCGTCGCGAAGGCCATGACGAGGGGGAAGAACTCCGGCCCGCCCCGCTCCAGGCTCCACGACTGCCCCGACACCCAGGCCAGGACCCCGCCGAGGACCATGATGGACAGTCCCTTGTGCATCGAGCCGGTGACCAGCGCGCTCGAGCCGTGCGGTGAGAGTGACATGAGGGGTGTGAGGCCGCGCCTCAGGCGACCTGCCAGACGACGTCGAACGGGGCGCTGCTGACCAGCCGCGCCTCGATCCCGCGGGTGACGAACTCCTTCGCCGCGCGCGCCGCCTCGAACGGCTCCGCCCCGAGCGCGAGCTGGGCCGCCACGGCTGCGGCGAGCGTGCAGCCGGCCCCGGCCACGGCCACGCCCCCGCCGATCTTGGGAGCGGTGAGGACCTCGGTGCGCCCGGCGTCGACATACACGTCGACGGCGTCGTCCCCGGGCAGGTGCACCCCGCCCTTGGCCAGGACGACCGCGCCGGAGGCCTCGTGGATCCGGCGCGCGGCCTCGGTGAGCTCCTCGACGGTCTCGATCGACTCCATACCGGACAGCGACATCGTCTCGAAGTGGTTGGGGGTGACGAAGGTCGCCAGCGGCAGGACCTGCGCCTTGAGCGCCTCGTCGGTGTCGAGGGCGGCGCCGGGCTCCTGGCCCTTGCAGATGAGGACCGGGTCGAGGACGACGTGCTCGAACTGCCGCTGCCGCAGCGCGTCGGCGACGGTCGCGATGGTGGCGGGCGTGCCGAGCATGCCGATCTTGGCGACCCGCAGCTGCTCGGGCGGGTAGGTCGTCGTGATGACCTCGAGCTGGTCGGCGATGACCTGCGGCTCGACCGGGACGAAGCGGTGGTTCCAGTCGTCCTGGGGGTCGAAGGAGACGATGCAGGTCAGGGCCACGCAGCCGAAGACGCCGTGCTGCTGGAAGGTCTTGAGGTCGACCTGGGCGCCGGCGCCGCCGGTGGCCTCCGAGCCAGCGATCGTGAGGGCGACAGGGGGAGTCTGCATCCCTCCATGATGCACCGTCCGGCGGGCTCAGCCCTCCCGGGCGGGGGTGACGCGGCTGCCGGAGTACTCGACGACCTGGCCCGGGCGGATCTG contains:
- a CDS encoding dienelactone hydrolase family protein, producing the protein MSAPAAHEIPAPDGPLPGLLWRPAGDGPAPALVVLQEIFGVGRYIQERCAELADQGYAVLAPQLYARLGEGEGDGDAPAEADADGIPVVEQPAAEGGLEAGMALAQRVDWETAARDGLAALEELRGLDGVDGDRVGLLGFCFGGGLAFDVAARATDAGRPPAALVSYYGSALPGLLARAEKVTCPSLHHFGTADAFIPMPAVEEVRAAVTADGTRPQVRFELHEGAGHAFDNPDPMFHHATASAAAGEQTRAFLAEVLPVPD
- the pdhA gene encoding pyruvate dehydrogenase (acetyl-transferring) E1 component subunit alpha, with the translated sequence MSDDDVAQVAEPTGAAQGGHEPPQRDITDGGPDMVQFLAADGSRVPLDEVNQPYAAYLEELDDDALRGMLRDLILVRRVDAEGFALQRQGELGLWPSLLGQEAAQVGAGRAMRPQDYAFPGYREHGVAWCKGVPPENLLGMFRGVNHGGWDSNENNFHLYTIVIGNQMMHAVGYAMGVQRDGAVATGDPGRDTAVMAFTGDGGTSQGDYNEALVFAAVSNAPVVFYVQNNHWAISEPNDRQFRVPPYRRADGFGFPGVRVDGNDVLASYAVTRAALERARSGQGPTLIEAFTYRMGAHTTSDDPTKYRISAEVDLWRAKDPVDRMKKHLLEQGIVDEGWLADLEAEADELAVRIRTACQTMPDPPHAEMFEHVYAEPHPLVEREAREFADYHAGFED
- a CDS encoding bifunctional hydroxymethylpyrimidine kinase/phosphomethylpyrimidine kinase; translation: MQTPPVALTIAGSEATGGAGAQVDLKTFQQHGVFGCVALTCIVSFDPQDDWNHRFVPVEPQVIADQLEVITTTYPPEQLRVAKIGMLGTPATIATVADALRQRQFEHVVLDPVLICKGQEPGAALDTDEALKAQVLPLATFVTPNHFETMSLSGMESIETVEELTEAARRIHEASGAVVLAKGGVHLPGDDAVDVYVDAGRTEVLTAPKIGGGVAVAGAGCTLAAAVAAQLALGAEPFEAARAAKEFVTRGIEARLVSSAPFDVVWQVA
- a CDS encoding phage holin family protein, which encodes MKMLLAVLANAVALWVAAVLLPGISFGGEGASLVLTVVLVAALFGVLNAIVKPLLKLLSLPFIVLTLGLFLVVVNALMLSLTSWLAGVLGLEFTVESFFWDAVLGSLIVSAVGVVTSMLLPDGERR
- the hisC gene encoding histidinol-phosphate transaminase, encoding MTEQTAPVRLRAVLDRMPAYVAGRPPAPVEGLTPYKISSNENPYPPLPSVTDALARAAATINRYPDPGVVALTRALSERLGVPAEQIATGTGSVAVLAQLVSITCDQGDEVIYAWRSFEAYPIVVALAGAESVQVPLTADARHDLDAMAAAVTDRTRLVLVCSPNNPTGPTVREDELRAFLAKVPTDVLVVLDEAYLEFTTAPDVPDALAVLADHPNVVVLRTFSKAYGLAGLRVGYAVGHPLVAAALRKAALPFGVTDLAQEAAIASLEAYDELEVRVKELVAERERVLAALAEQGWDVPQAQGNFVWLPLGEDAVDFAAACARQALTVRPFSGDGVRCTIAEPEANDRLLEITAQWLRER
- a CDS encoding dihydrolipoamide acetyltransferase family protein, encoding MPEFKLPDPGEGLVEATIIQWKVAVGDTVRTNDIVVEVETAKSLVELPIPWEGTVTEILAQEGDEVEVGTPIIVIDTGDGGGAGGTTGPEEVTDEATAASDNLVPTPPAGGESPQETKREAVLVGYGAIEGSTTRRRRRGTAQAEAEAETVGPRKVRSTPPVRKYAKDKGVDLTQVSPSRADGVITRADVDAHLAGGAASPSAQHAAAELAAPSGQGAATGDAAPSAPGGDSGAGAPRAAAYQRPVMDRSGEREERTDIKGVTKMMAQAMVSSKFTAPHVTEFITVDVTATMELVERLKSDRSYGVSDLKVSPLLVLAKAMTIAVRRNPGINAAWDEQAQQIVRRNYVNLGIAAATPRGLIVPNIKDADLMDLRQLGEALQDLVATAKAGRTQPADQSGGTITITNVGVFGVDTGTPIINPGESAIVAFGAIRRQPWVVGTGADERIEPRWVTQLAVSFDHRLIDGELGSRFLADLAAIMEDPARALVWG